TGCGCCTTATTCATCCCCTGTCCCCAATGCCGATAAAACGCCGTCATCAACTTCGCCGTCGCCGCATCATCCACATCCCACAACGACACCATCACACTCGGCACCCCCGCCAGAAACAGTGATCGCGACAACCCAATCACC
The DNA window shown above is from Romeriopsis navalis LEGE 11480 and carries:
- a CDS encoding CHAT domain-containing protein: VIGLSRSLFLAGVPSVMVSLWDVDDAATAKLMTAFYRHWGQGMNKAQALRRAMLETRKQYPNPNLWAAFNLVGLSR